AGTTTAAAGAAAAGAAATTTACCCAAGGTGCCCACGAAGCAATTAGACCCACTGATTTAAATAAAAATCCCGAAGCAATAAAAAAATATTTGACCGAAGATGAATATGAGTTATATAAATTAATTTATCTTCGTACTTTGGCAACCCAAATGGTTCCAGCGGTTTATCGGGATATAAAAATTGAAATCCAAGGAGAAAGGGATAAAATTTATTCTTTTGTAAGTGAGGGGTTTTTAAGAATTTTTGATGGTTATGAGAAGATATATTACGAAGAGAGAAAAGAAAAGCCAATTATTGAAATAAAAGAAGGTGAAGTTTTAGATTTGAAAGAACTTATTAAGGAACAGCATTTTACCCAACCACCACCTCGTTATACCGAAGCCACTCTTATAAAGAAATTAGAAAAACACGGAATTGGTCGACCATCTACTTATGCGGTAATTGTCAGCACCCTTTTTGAAAGAAAATATGTAAAAAAAGAGAATAAGACTTTATACCCAACAGAATTAGGTAAATTGGTAAATGAGATTTTAATTCCCCGTTTTCCTGATATATTTAATATTAATTTTACTAAACTAATGGAAGAAGATTTAGACAGAATTGAGGAAGGAAAAGAAGATTGGGTAAGAGTTGTTAAAAAATTTTATGAACCCTTTACCAGTGATTTAACAAATTTTGAAAGGGATATTGAGAATTTAAAAAAAGAGATTTTAAAAGAGATTGATGAAACCTGTCCGCAATGTGGTAAAAAATTACAGATTCGCTATGGAAGGTTTGGAAAATTTATTGCTTGTCTTGACTATCCTAAATGTTCCTATGTAAAAAAGGAGTTAAATTATTTGGATGAAAATTGTCCCCTTTGTGGCAAAAAATTGGTTTATCGTAAATCCCGTTTTGGAGTTTTTATTGCCTGCTCGGGATTTCCTGAATGTAATTATATTAAAAAAGAGAATGGCATTAATAATAATTCTTAATCTCTTTTTCTTACCAATTGAAAAAATTGTCTTTTATGGCAATAAGAGTTTTAAAAGCAAAAGATTATTAGAAATCCTTCCTTACAAAATAAAAACTGAATATGAGAAAGAAATTGTTAGCGAAGGAGAAGAAAGATTAAAAAGGTTTTATCATTCAAAGGGATTTATTTTTGTCCAAATTGAAACCAAGATTGATAGCACCAAAAAGGGAATAATTATTAAATATCTTATCCACGAGGAAGAACGACCAAAGATTAGCGAAATAAATTTTTCAGGCATTGAAAAAAAAGAAGTAATAAATTTATTTCCCTTTCCTAAATATTATGAGCCAGAAAAGATTGAAGAGATAAAAATTAAATTGTTAAAATATTTTAAAGAAAAAGGGTACTATTATGTCACCATTGAGTATGATACTTTATTAAGGGATAAAGAGTTAATTCTTAATTTTAATATAAATAAAAAAGAGGTTTGTTATTTTAAGAATATTCAACTTAAAGGAATAAATAATATCCGTCCAAAGACTATTTTTCGTCTGTTAGAAGTAAAAAGGGGAGATAAATTCTCGGAAAGAAAAATTGAAAAATCTTTAACCAATCTTTATCAGAGCAATCTTTTCAGTAAAATCTATTATCTTTTAATTCCCGATAGTATCTATCAGGAAAGTTTAAATTTGGTATTTTATTTCTCCACTCAAAAAACAAGAACTCTTGGTTTAGGTTTTGGTTATGGTTTTCCACCTTCTCGGCTACTCTTTTCATTGGAGAGTGGCTATTTCAATTTTCTTAATCGGGGTCAGGAGTTAAAACTTATTCAAGAATTTAGTCCAACAATAAATTTTAAAGAAAGTGAATTGAATCTTCGTTTATCCTATTTAGTTCCCTTTTTGGGTATGAGAAAGATAAATTTCTTTTTTTATCCCTTTTTAATTTATGAAAAAAAGGAAAAAGAGAAGAAGTTAGCAATTGGTGAAGAGATTGGCTTTTATTATGATTTAAGTAAAAATTGGCAGATAAGTATTTATAACCGGATGAAAAAAAGTTATTTCTTAGAAGAAGGTAAGATAA
This genomic window from candidate division WOR-3 bacterium contains:
- a CDS encoding BamA/TamA family outer membrane protein, encoding MALIIILNLFFLPIEKIVFYGNKSFKSKRLLEILPYKIKTEYEKEIVSEGEERLKRFYHSKGFIFVQIETKIDSTKKGIIIKYLIHEEERPKISEINFSGIEKKEVINLFPFPKYYEPEKIEEIKIKLLKYFKEKGYYYVTIEYDTLLRDKELILNFNINKKEVCYFKNIQLKGINNIRPKTIFRLLEVKRGDKFSERKIEKSLTNLYQSNLFSKIYYLLIPDSIYQESLNLVFYFSTQKTRTLGLGFGYGFPPSRLLFSLESGYFNFLNRGQELKLIQEFSPTINFKESELNLRLSYLVPFLGMRKINFFFYPFLIYEKKEKEKKLAIGEEIGFYYDLSKNWQISIYNRMKKSYFLEEGKITNSFIIKNIFDTRDDYFSPEKGIYFSPVTEIAGGFLKGDNDFYRLYGEFRSFLKFLSFVIFAQRSFLGKIIPYGRTYEVPLYEKFLLGGRYSLRGYLDKEFSLDEVFYQNLELRFKLTKIFGFLLFFDWGIVDKNMKKSCGLGIRITTPIGPLRIDYGNKTEEIFKSFGKIYLGLGNVF